A section of the Planctomycetaceae bacterium genome encodes:
- the ald gene encoding alanine dehydrogenase: MIVGVPREIKPDEYRVAMLPSGVEDLTAGGHRVLIQRDAGIGSGIFNQQYEAAGAEIVDAASDVFAQAELVVKVKEPQESEWPMLRPDQALFTYFHFAADETLTRNVLQTNVTAVAYETLRGRSADLPLLTPMSEVAGRMSIQEGAKYLERPQEGRGILLGGVPGVEPAHIVILGGGVVGKNAAQIAAGFQADVVILDINVDRLRYLEDIMPANVNTVFSDRHSIRDQLKLADLVIGAVLIPGARAPELVTAADLKLMKPGAVIIDVCIDQGGCTETSRPTTHGDPTYIVDGIVHYCVTNMPGAVGRTSTYALCNVTFPYVKRIARLGLKAACEQDPGLAAAVNMHRGRVTNQAVAETFQLPLATNFHS, encoded by the coding sequence ATGATTGTAGGCGTTCCTCGGGAAATCAAACCGGACGAATATCGAGTCGCCATGCTGCCCAGCGGTGTGGAAGACCTGACCGCCGGCGGACATCGTGTGCTGATTCAGCGCGACGCGGGAATCGGCAGCGGCATTTTCAATCAGCAATACGAAGCCGCCGGTGCGGAAATCGTCGACGCCGCATCCGATGTGTTCGCGCAGGCCGAACTTGTCGTCAAGGTCAAGGAACCGCAGGAATCGGAATGGCCGATGCTGCGACCCGATCAGGCTCTGTTCACGTATTTTCACTTCGCCGCGGATGAGACGCTGACTCGGAATGTGTTGCAAACGAATGTCACCGCCGTCGCCTACGAAACTCTGCGAGGACGCAGCGCAGACCTGCCGCTGCTGACTCCGATGAGCGAAGTGGCGGGACGCATGAGCATTCAGGAAGGAGCCAAATATCTGGAACGCCCGCAGGAAGGCCGCGGAATTCTGCTCGGCGGAGTGCCCGGCGTCGAACCCGCTCACATCGTGATTCTCGGCGGCGGAGTCGTCGGCAAGAACGCCGCTCAGATCGCCGCCGGGTTCCAGGCCGACGTCGTCATTCTGGACATCAACGTCGATCGGCTGCGCTATCTGGAAGACATCATGCCCGCCAACGTGAACACCGTCTTCAGCGATCGCCACAGCATTCGCGATCAGTTAAAGCTGGCCGATCTGGTGATCGGAGCCGTCCTGATTCCCGGTGCCCGCGCTCCGGAACTCGTCACGGCCGCCGACCTGAAACTGATGAAACCGGGTGCCGTCATCATCGACGTGTGCATCGATCAGGGCGGCTGCACCGAAACGTCGCGCCCGACGACTCACGGCGATCCGACATACATCGTCGACGGCATCGTTCATTACTGCGTGACCAACATGCCGGGAGCCGTCGGCCGCACCAGCACATACGCCCTGTGCAACGTGACGTTTCCGTACGTGAAACGAATCGCCCGTCTCGGCCTGAAAGCCGCCTGTGAACAGGATCCCGGACTGGCGGCCGCTGTGAACATGCACCGCGGTCGGGTCACCAACCAGGCCGTCGCCGAAACGTTCCAACTGCCGCTGGCGACGAACTTTCACTCCTGA
- the nadC gene encoding carboxylating nicotinate-nucleotide diphosphorylase, producing MTSRAIDDPPPIDDAALQSGRTLILLALDEDLRDLGDLTSLATVPAEHRASVNVVAREDGVLSGGVLIAGVYEALCERLEVPTDSVSVQIHLPDGAPLQPGAHVATVSGPTQLLLTGERVALNFLIHLSGIASRTAEFVRRVEGSDAVILDTRKTLPGYRLLHKYAVRCGGGTNHRIGLFDGILIKDNHLAARSNRSVSDAVSDARRYLNDHSLSLPVEVEVDTLEQLRNVLQVVPQIVLLDNMNAAQLQQAVAIRNELSPSTLLEASGGVNLETVGCIAGTGVDRISIGGMTHSAPALDLGYDWPW from the coding sequence ATGACTTCCCGCGCAATTGACGACCCACCGCCGATCGACGACGCCGCGCTGCAGTCAGGTCGCACGCTGATTCTGCTGGCTCTGGATGAAGACCTGCGGGACCTCGGCGACCTGACATCGCTGGCCACCGTTCCGGCCGAACATCGAGCCAGCGTGAACGTTGTTGCCAGGGAAGACGGCGTGCTGAGCGGCGGAGTTCTGATCGCCGGCGTCTACGAGGCTCTGTGCGAACGACTCGAAGTTCCAACAGATTCCGTTTCCGTGCAGATTCACCTTCCGGACGGTGCGCCGCTGCAACCGGGGGCGCACGTGGCGACCGTGTCCGGCCCGACTCAACTGCTGCTGACCGGCGAACGTGTGGCGCTGAACTTTCTGATTCACCTGAGCGGCATTGCCAGCCGAACGGCTGAATTCGTCCGCCGGGTTGAAGGCAGCGACGCCGTGATTCTGGATACTCGAAAGACGCTGCCCGGCTATCGGCTGCTGCACAAATACGCGGTGCGCTGCGGCGGCGGCACCAATCACCGGATCGGTTTGTTCGACGGGATTCTGATCAAGGACAACCACCTGGCCGCTCGAAGCAACCGGTCCGTATCCGACGCCGTTTCTGACGCACGACGATATCTGAACGATCACTCGCTGTCGCTGCCGGTGGAAGTTGAAGTCGATACGCTGGAACAGTTGCGGAACGTTCTGCAGGTTGTTCCGCAGATTGTCTTGCTGGACAACATGAACGCCGCTCAGTTGCAGCAGGCGGTGGCGATCAGAAATGAACTTTCGCCGTCAACGCTGCTGGAAGCATCCGGCGGCGTGAATCTGGAAACCGTCGGCTGCATCGCGGGAACGGGAGTCGACCGGATCAGCATCGGCGGCATGACTCATTCGGCTCCCGCGCTGGATCTGGGCTACGACTGGCCATGGTAG